Proteins from one Impatiens glandulifera chromosome 2, dImpGla2.1, whole genome shotgun sequence genomic window:
- the LOC124927954 gene encoding E3 ubiquitin-protein ligase RHA1B-like, protein MAKAVSMKFVVKLLLSIAISIFMAMLKELKFKIHETFPNISLLNLYPDQSDFSLYSNEIEYLDSGSDSDSGASYLLIMEGSSTSLIRVPVKTVVASIKSIVSVIEYRYFLLKNEIEEDNSGSCIVCCDLIEKNDQIRDMPNCCHAFHLDCMDRWLDEGQITCPLCRSSMLPSNTSPSWKVIGY, encoded by the coding sequence ATGGCGAAGGCAGTGAGCATGAAATTCGTGGTGAAATTGTTGCTAAGCATAGCAATCAGCATATTCATGGCGATGCTGAAGGAATTGAAGTTCAAAATCCATGAAACATTTCCTAACATTTCCCTCTTAAACCTGTATCCAGACCAATCCGATTTCTCTCTGTATTCAAACgaaattgaatatttagattCCGGTTCCGACTCCGACTCCGGCGCCAGTTACCTTCTCATAATGGAAGGATCCTCCACTTCATTGATCCGTGTTCCGGTCAAGACCGTAGTAGCGTCAATCAAGAGCATAGTATCGGTAATTGAGTACCGATATTTCCTCCTAAAAAACGAGATTGAAGAAGATAACAGTGGATCCTGCATTGTTTGCTGTGATCTCATCGAGAAGAATGATCAGATCAGAGATATGCCTAACTGTtgtcacgcgtttcatctagaTTGTATGGACAGATGGTTAGATGAAGGTCAGATCACTTGTCCTCTCTGTAGATCGTCTATGCTTCCGTCAAATACTTCTCCTTCATGGAAGGTTATTGGTTACTGA